Proteins encoded in a region of the Flavobacterium sp. MDT1-60 genome:
- a CDS encoding GNAT family N-acetyltransferase, whose product MKISIVVTQEEHFKFAQEICDTIESSALLRGTGIAKRTPEYIQKKMANGDAMIALADGKFAGFCYIESWQHGKFVAHSGLIVHPDYRSLGLAKKIKSKVFDYSLQRYPDAKIFGITTGLAVMKINSDLGYKPVPFSELTTDPSFWSGCKTCTNYEILKSKENKMCLCTGMLYDPKEKQKDPPRHPFNEAVLNRLKKIKQALFLNKILSFIFFP is encoded by the coding sequence ATGAAAATCTCTATTGTTGTTACTCAGGAAGAACACTTCAAATTCGCACAGGAAATTTGCGATACAATAGAATCATCTGCCTTATTAAGAGGTACAGGGATTGCTAAAAGAACTCCTGAGTACATTCAGAAAAAAATGGCAAACGGTGATGCGATGATTGCTCTGGCAGACGGAAAATTTGCAGGTTTTTGTTATATCGAAAGTTGGCAGCACGGAAAATTCGTGGCGCACTCGGGTCTAATTGTACATCCGGACTACAGAAGTTTGGGTTTGGCAAAAAAAATCAAATCAAAAGTTTTTGACTATTCATTACAAAGATATCCAGATGCTAAAATATTCGGAATTACAACTGGTTTAGCCGTAATGAAAATCAATTCTGATTTAGGTTACAAGCCTGTGCCTTTCTCTGAATTAACAACAGATCCAAGTTTTTGGTCAGGCTGTAAAACCTGTACCAATTACGAAATCCTAAAAAGCAAAGAAAACAAAATGTGCCTTTGTACGGGAATGTTGTACGATCCAAAAGAAAAACAAAAAGATCCGCCAAGACATCCTTTTAATGAGGCTGTTTTAAACAGATTAAAAAAAATAAAACAAGCTTTATTCTTAAATAAAATTCTGTCTTTTATTTTTTTTCCATAA
- a CDS encoding aldose 1-epimerase family protein: MDTTISNSTLKASIKHSGAELSSLKNSQNKEFIWEGNPDFWGKHSPVLFPIVGTLKNNTYRVNGKEYQLPRHGFAREMEFQLIDKRENSAAFSLKSNTETLKKYPFEFELQLIYTLHESTLDIQYKITNKSESKIPFSIGAHPAIALPENFESYALKFEREEVLKYYLLENDLISNRTEVLETTNSLVSLNYKLFENDALIFKTLESNSLTILENSKPYIKVDFEDFPSLGIWTKEQAPFICIEPWLGYSDTAVNSGDLFEKEGILILDANQTFTSKFSIQIL; this comes from the coding sequence TTGGATACAACTATTTCAAATTCAACACTTAAAGCTTCTATAAAACATTCGGGAGCAGAATTATCATCATTAAAGAACAGTCAAAATAAGGAATTTATCTGGGAAGGTAATCCTGATTTTTGGGGAAAGCATTCTCCGGTTCTTTTTCCGATTGTAGGAACTTTAAAAAACAATACATATAGAGTAAACGGAAAAGAATATCAACTGCCAAGGCATGGTTTTGCTCGTGAAATGGAATTTCAATTGATTGATAAAAGAGAAAATAGTGCTGCTTTTTCCTTGAAGTCAAATACCGAAACGCTGAAAAAATACCCTTTTGAATTTGAATTACAACTCATCTATACACTTCATGAAAGCACTTTAGATATTCAATATAAAATAACTAATAAAAGTGAAAGTAAAATACCTTTTTCTATAGGTGCACATCCGGCTATTGCTTTACCAGAGAATTTTGAGAGTTATGCATTAAAATTTGAAAGAGAAGAAGTTCTGAAATATTATCTTCTTGAAAATGATTTAATTTCGAATAGAACTGAAGTTCTAGAAACAACGAATAGTTTAGTCTCATTAAATTATAAATTGTTTGAGAATGACGCGTTAATTTTTAAAACGTTAGAATCAAATTCACTTACAATTCTTGAAAATTCAAAACCTTATATAAAAGTGGATTTTGAAGATTTTCCAAGTTTAGGGATATGGACAAAAGAACAAGCTCCATTTATCTGCATTGAACCTTGGTTAGGATATTCTGATACAGCTGTTAATTCAGGAGATTTATTCGAAAAAGAAGGAATTTTAATTTTGGATGCAAATCAGACATTCACTTCAAAATTCAGTATACAAATATTATAA
- a CDS encoding N-acetylornithine carbamoyltransferase yields MNYISIKDINSLSKWVKSALKIKKNPLKNQSLGKNKTLGMLFFNPSLRTRLSTQKAALNLGMNVMVMNFTNEGWTLEFEDGAVMNSGASEHIKEAAEVVSQYCDIIAIRAFASLADKEKDYAENVISGFLKHATVPIVNMESAVRHPLQSLADAITMEEYKTKHKPKVVLSWAPHPKALPQAVANSFVEMMQLQKDMDFVITHPEGYELSPEITKDCKIEYDQNKAFENADFVYVKNWSNFNDYGKVTNIDPSWTVTAEKMALTNNGKFMHCLPVRRNVIVSDEVIDSENSIVIQQANNRTYSAQLVLQKILKKL; encoded by the coding sequence ATGAACTATATTTCCATAAAAGATATCAACTCATTATCAAAATGGGTAAAAAGCGCATTAAAAATCAAAAAGAATCCGCTTAAAAATCAAAGTTTAGGAAAGAATAAAACCTTAGGGATGCTATTCTTTAATCCGAGTTTAAGAACGCGTTTGAGTACTCAAAAAGCGGCTTTGAACTTAGGAATGAATGTTATGGTAATGAACTTTACCAATGAAGGCTGGACTTTAGAATTTGAAGACGGAGCGGTCATGAATTCTGGAGCTTCGGAGCACATTAAAGAAGCAGCAGAAGTAGTTTCACAATATTGTGATATTATCGCAATTCGTGCTTTTGCAAGTCTGGCAGATAAAGAAAAAGATTATGCAGAGAACGTAATTTCAGGGTTTTTAAAGCATGCTACAGTGCCAATCGTAAATATGGAAAGTGCCGTTCGTCATCCACTTCAATCTTTGGCTGATGCCATTACAATGGAGGAATACAAAACAAAACACAAACCAAAAGTGGTTCTGTCGTGGGCACCGCATCCAAAAGCTTTGCCTCAGGCAGTTGCGAATTCGTTTGTAGAAATGATGCAATTGCAAAAAGACATGGATTTTGTAATCACACATCCGGAAGGTTACGAATTGAGTCCTGAAATCACGAAAGATTGTAAAATCGAATACGATCAAAACAAAGCGTTCGAAAATGCTGACTTTGTATACGTAAAAAACTGGAGCAACTTTAACGATTACGGTAAAGTAACCAATATTGATCCAAGTTGGACTGTTACTGCTGAAAAAATGGCCTTAACAAACAACGGAAAATTCATGCACTGTCTTCCGGTTCGTCGTAACGTAATTGTAAGCGATGAAGTAATTGATAGCGAGAATTCAATTGTAATTCAGCAAGCCAATAACAGAACGTATTCGGCTCAATTAGTTTTACAGAAGATTCTAAAGAAGTTATAA
- the argB gene encoding acetylglutamate kinase, translating to MEVTVIKIGGNIIDNPTELEQFLTDFSKIEEYKVLVHGGGKSATKMAQSIGLVPQMIEGRRITDAAMLDVVVMIYAGQINKDIVAQLQAKNNNAMGFSGADGNLIQSVKRNHPTIDYGFVGDVKQVNTSLLKTLLENGIVPVFCAITHDKNGQLLNTNADTIASELSIALSEVFDVTLTYCFEKQGVLQDSEDDSSVIAEINEALYNKLKEEKVIHSGMIPKLDNCFNSLSRGVQKIKIGHHKMLQNPDVLHTTITL from the coding sequence ATGGAAGTTACAGTAATAAAAATTGGCGGAAACATCATAGATAATCCAACTGAATTAGAGCAATTCTTGACTGATTTTTCTAAAATTGAAGAATATAAAGTTTTAGTTCATGGCGGTGGAAAATCGGCTACTAAAATGGCGCAGAGTATTGGTTTAGTTCCTCAGATGATCGAAGGGCGACGTATTACTGATGCTGCAATGCTTGATGTTGTCGTGATGATTTATGCAGGGCAAATCAATAAAGATATTGTAGCACAATTACAGGCAAAAAACAACAATGCAATGGGTTTTTCCGGAGCTGACGGGAATTTAATTCAGTCAGTAAAAAGAAATCATCCGACAATTGATTATGGATTTGTTGGAGATGTAAAACAAGTAAATACTTCTTTATTGAAAACATTGTTAGAAAACGGAATTGTTCCTGTTTTCTGTGCCATTACACACGATAAAAACGGTCAATTATTAAACACAAATGCTGATACCATTGCAAGCGAATTATCAATTGCATTGTCTGAAGTTTTTGATGTTACGCTGACATACTGTTTTGAAAAACAAGGAGTTTTACAAGATTCAGAAGATGATTCTTCTGTAATTGCAGAAATCAATGAAGCATTATACAACAAGCTAAAAGAAGAAAAAGTAATTCATTCCGGAATGATTCCGAAATTGGATAATTGTTTCAACAGCTTGTCAAGAGGTGTACAGAAAATCAAAATAGGACATCATAAAATGTTGCAAAATCCAGATGTTTTGCATACCACAATTACATTATAA
- the argC gene encoding N-acetyl-gamma-glutamyl-phosphate reductase: protein MINVGIIGGSGYTAGELIRILMYHPNVNIDFVYSTTNAGKTLSVAHHDLMGDIEMNFTDTINPDVNVVFLCLGHGKSISFLKENQFASHTKIIDLGNDFRLNKDAHFEGKDFIYGLPELNKSEIKKANYIANPGCFATAIQLALLPLAKNNLLNNDVHINATTGSTGAGVGLSETSHFSWRNNNMSHYKAFEHQHLGEISESLVQLQDDFESELLFIPNRGDFPRGIFATLYTLSDDSLEQLVAKYEDFYKNEPFVTVTTTNINMKQVVQTNKCIISLMKKGNRILISSIIDNLTKGASGQAIQNMNLMFGLEETTGLHLKPSGF, encoded by the coding sequence ATGATTAATGTCGGAATAATTGGTGGTTCTGGCTACACGGCTGGAGAACTTATCAGAATATTAATGTATCATCCCAATGTAAACATCGATTTTGTTTACAGTACAACCAATGCGGGGAAAACACTTTCTGTGGCGCACCACGATTTGATGGGTGATATTGAAATGAATTTTACTGACACCATCAATCCAGATGTAAATGTTGTTTTCTTGTGTTTAGGACATGGAAAATCTATTTCTTTTTTGAAGGAAAATCAATTTGCAAGTCACACCAAAATCATTGATTTAGGTAATGATTTCAGATTGAATAAGGATGCTCATTTCGAAGGAAAAGATTTTATATATGGTTTACCAGAATTGAATAAATCGGAAATCAAAAAAGCAAATTATATTGCAAATCCAGGTTGTTTTGCTACAGCTATTCAATTGGCTTTGCTGCCTTTGGCTAAAAACAATCTGTTGAACAACGACGTTCATATTAATGCAACAACCGGAAGTACAGGCGCAGGAGTTGGACTTTCAGAAACCTCTCATTTTAGTTGGAGAAACAATAATATGTCGCATTATAAAGCTTTTGAACACCAACATTTGGGAGAGATTTCAGAAAGTTTGGTTCAATTGCAGGATGATTTTGAAAGCGAATTGCTTTTTATTCCGAATAGAGGAGATTTTCCAAGAGGAATTTTTGCAACATTATATACATTATCCGACGATAGCTTGGAACAATTGGTTGCTAAATACGAAGATTTCTATAAAAACGAACCGTTTGTAACTGTTACGACTACAAATATCAATATGAAACAAGTCGTTCAAACCAACAAATGTATCATCAGTTTAATGAAAAAAGGAAACCGGATTTTGATTAGTTCAATCATTGACAACTTAACCAAAGGTGCTTCAGGGCAAGCGATTCAAAACATGAATTTAATGTTCGGATTAGAAGAAACCACCGGTTTACATTTGAAACCAAGCGGATTTTAG
- a CDS encoding glutamate-5-semialdehyde dehydrogenase, with protein MNPLSIEKRNLVLRSMAKLVEQERSQIILTNQEDLLAYDGSDLAMEERLKVDNKKVDEMILSLNQLASQEDPVGVERFHFVHDNGIKVVNKTAAFGTILIIYESRPDVTIEAGGIAFKSGNKILLKGGKESLRSNLKIVALWHEALEENGVSRDWVEYLNYNRTETQAFLEKPTQKVDLIVPRGGEKLIQFVKQHATCPVIVSGRGNNFVYVHENADTDLALKVILNAKISKISACNAVDKVLIDSKLPNFEAFTAMLIETLDESKVEIIVDKSLENFENTETLQNEDIWYEEFLDYKIVIGTIDSKENAIKKINKYCGGHSAVIITKDNKVAQEFMEAIDAAAVYQNASTRFTDGGQFGLGGELAISTDKLHQRGPIGLQHLVTNKWYVYGEGQIR; from the coding sequence ATGAATCCATTATCAATTGAAAAACGCAATCTGGTTTTGCGCTCCATGGCAAAGCTGGTCGAGCAGGAGCGGAGTCAAATTATTCTAACGAATCAGGAAGATTTGCTGGCTTATGACGGTTCAGATCTAGCGATGGAAGAACGCTTGAAAGTAGATAATAAAAAAGTCGACGAGATGATTTTATCATTGAATCAACTGGCTTCTCAGGAAGATCCTGTTGGAGTAGAACGCTTTCATTTTGTTCATGATAATGGAATAAAAGTGGTTAATAAAACTGCCGCTTTTGGAACGATTTTAATCATTTATGAATCTCGTCCGGATGTTACTATTGAAGCTGGTGGAATTGCTTTTAAATCAGGAAATAAGATTTTATTAAAAGGAGGAAAAGAGTCTTTAAGATCAAATTTGAAAATTGTTGCTTTATGGCATGAGGCTTTGGAAGAAAATGGCGTTTCGAGGGACTGGGTTGAATATCTGAATTACAATCGCACAGAAACACAGGCTTTCTTAGAAAAACCAACTCAAAAAGTCGATTTAATTGTTCCGAGAGGAGGAGAAAAATTGATTCAGTTTGTCAAGCAGCACGCCACTTGTCCGGTAATTGTAAGCGGTCGCGGAAACAATTTTGTGTACGTTCATGAAAATGCTGATACTGATTTGGCTTTGAAAGTCATTTTAAATGCTAAAATATCAAAAATATCTGCTTGTAATGCAGTTGATAAAGTTTTAATAGACTCTAAATTACCTAATTTCGAAGCGTTTACGGCAATGTTAATTGAAACCTTGGATGAATCGAAAGTTGAAATTATAGTTGATAAGTCATTAGAAAATTTCGAAAATACCGAAACACTTCAAAACGAAGATATTTGGTATGAAGAGTTTTTAGATTATAAAATTGTAATCGGAACAATTGATTCTAAAGAAAATGCGATCAAAAAAATCAACAAATATTGTGGCGGGCATTCTGCTGTAATCATAACAAAAGATAATAAAGTAGCCCAGGAATTCATGGAAGCAATAGATGCAGCGGCAGTATATCAAAACGCCTCAACGCGTTTTACAGACGGCGGACAATTTGGTTTAGGTGGAGAATTAGCCATAAGCACTGATAAATTACATCAAAGAGGACCAATTGGTTTACAACATTTGGTAACAAACAAATGGTATGTTTACGGAGAAGGGCAAATACGCTAG
- a CDS encoding aspartate aminotransferase family protein, translating to MNLFNVYPLYDITPVKAIDCTITDNNGVEYLDLYSGHGVISIGHTQPDYVEKLKNQLDHLGFYSNAIQNPLQVELAQKLGKLSGLEEYELFLCSSGAEANENALKLASFHNGKSRVVAFDNSFHGRTSAAVAVTDNKKIVAPINAQQIVTFLPLNQIDLVEAELAKGDVTAVIIEGIQGVGGLDQGTTAFFQALEKACKKHDVVLILDEVQSGYGRSGKFFAFQHHGINADIISVAKGMGNGFPVGAILISPKFEASYGLLGTTFGGSHLSCAAGIAVLDVMEKLKLQDNVNEVSAYFSEQIKQVPGIKQVKGKGLMLGIEFDFDVSALRKKLIIEKHIFTGSANNKNLLRILPPLTVKKSDIDTFIKALKESLEELQN from the coding sequence ATGAATTTATTTAACGTATACCCACTTTACGACATAACTCCTGTAAAAGCAATAGACTGCACAATTACAGACAATAATGGAGTGGAATATTTAGACTTATATAGCGGACATGGTGTAATTTCGATTGGCCACACGCAACCTGATTATGTTGAAAAACTTAAAAATCAATTGGATCATTTAGGATTTTATTCAAATGCAATTCAGAATCCTTTACAGGTTGAATTGGCTCAGAAATTAGGAAAGCTTTCAGGATTGGAAGAATATGAATTGTTTTTATGCAGTTCTGGAGCTGAAGCAAATGAAAATGCTTTAAAATTAGCTTCTTTTCACAATGGAAAATCAAGAGTTGTAGCTTTTGACAATTCTTTCCACGGAAGAACCTCTGCAGCTGTTGCGGTTACTGATAACAAAAAAATTGTTGCGCCTATTAATGCACAACAAATTGTTACTTTTTTGCCTCTAAATCAAATTGATTTAGTAGAAGCAGAATTGGCTAAAGGTGATGTTACGGCTGTAATTATTGAAGGAATTCAAGGTGTTGGAGGTTTAGACCAGGGAACAACAGCATTTTTTCAGGCTCTAGAAAAAGCATGTAAAAAACATGATGTTGTTTTGATTTTGGATGAAGTACAATCAGGATACGGAAGAAGCGGAAAATTCTTTGCGTTTCAACATCACGGAATAAACGCTGATATTATTTCAGTTGCTAAAGGGATGGGGAATGGTTTTCCTGTTGGAGCTATTTTGATTTCTCCAAAATTTGAAGCAAGTTACGGATTGTTAGGAACCACTTTCGGCGGAAGCCATTTATCTTGCGCCGCAGGAATAGCGGTTCTTGATGTAATGGAAAAATTAAAATTACAAGATAACGTAAATGAAGTTTCGGCTTATTTCTCAGAGCAAATCAAACAAGTTCCCGGAATCAAACAAGTAAAAGGAAAAGGTTTGATGTTAGGAATTGAATTCGATTTTGACGTAAGCGCCTTGAGAAAAAAACTAATTATCGAGAAACATATTTTTACAGGAAGTGCTAACAATAAAAATCTGCTTAGAATTTTACCGCCATTAACAGTAAAAAAATCAGATATCGATACTTTTATTAAAGCTTTGAAAGAAAGTTTAGAAGAACTTCAAAATTAA
- a CDS encoding argininosuccinate synthase produces MKKVVLAYSGGLDTSYCLKYLKNEKGYEVHTVLVDTGGFDAEELSAIEKRAYELGSAQHANLTIVDKYYDKAIKYLIFGNVLKNNTYPLSVSAERVFQAIEAIKYAKKVGASAIAHGSTGAGNDQIRFDLIFQTIAPEIEIITPIRDLKLSRQEEVDYLAQNGVHYSWEKAQYSINKGLWGTSVGGKETLTSSQPLPSDAYPSQLQKEGEEKVRLHFEQGELVGLNGIMDKPSNNIVALEKLANAFAIGRDIHVGDTIIGIKGRVGFEAAAPLIIIKAHHLLEKHTLGKWQQYWKEQLGNWYGMLFHEGQFLDPVMRNIETFLQDTQKTVNGVVTVSLKPYHFSLDGIESDNDLMNTGFGQYGEMNNAWTSDDAKGFIKILGNAQNIFSSVNHLDHD; encoded by the coding sequence ATGAAAAAAGTTGTATTAGCTTATAGTGGAGGATTAGATACCTCGTATTGTTTGAAATATTTAAAAAATGAAAAAGGATACGAAGTTCACACCGTACTTGTAGATACAGGAGGATTTGATGCTGAAGAATTATCAGCAATTGAAAAAAGAGCCTACGAATTAGGGAGCGCACAACACGCAAATCTTACGATCGTAGATAAATATTATGATAAAGCTATAAAATATTTGATTTTCGGAAATGTATTAAAAAACAATACCTATCCTTTATCAGTTAGTGCAGAACGTGTTTTCCAGGCAATTGAAGCTATTAAATATGCTAAAAAAGTTGGAGCAAGCGCCATTGCACACGGAAGTACAGGTGCAGGAAATGATCAGATTCGTTTTGATTTGATTTTCCAAACCATCGCTCCGGAAATTGAAATCATTACACCAATTAGAGATCTAAAACTTTCAAGACAGGAAGAAGTAGATTATTTAGCTCAAAATGGTGTTCATTATTCTTGGGAAAAAGCACAATACTCAATCAATAAAGGGCTTTGGGGAACGAGTGTTGGAGGAAAAGAAACCTTAACTTCAAGCCAGCCATTGCCAAGTGACGCTTATCCTTCGCAATTGCAAAAAGAAGGGGAAGAAAAAGTAAGATTACATTTTGAGCAAGGGGAATTAGTTGGATTAAACGGTATAATGGATAAACCATCGAATAATATTGTGGCTCTTGAAAAACTGGCAAATGCGTTTGCAATTGGTAGGGATATTCACGTAGGTGATACGATTATCGGAATTAAAGGAAGAGTTGGTTTTGAAGCTGCAGCTCCATTAATTATTATAAAAGCGCATCATTTATTAGAGAAACATACGCTTGGAAAATGGCAACAATACTGGAAAGAACAATTAGGAAACTGGTATGGAATGTTGTTTCACGAAGGTCAGTTTTTAGATCCTGTAATGCGTAACATCGAAACGTTTTTGCAGGACACTCAAAAGACTGTAAATGGAGTTGTGACTGTTTCTTTAAAACCATATCATTTTTCACTTGATGGAATTGAATCAGATAATGATTTGATGAACACTGGTTTCGGTCAGTACGGAGAAATGAATAATGCGTGGACGTCTGATGATGCAAAAGGATTTATTAAGATTTTAGGAAATGCTCAAAACATATTTTCATCTGTAAACCATTTAGATCATGATTAA
- the proB gene encoding glutamate 5-kinase, producing MSKKRILLKIGSNTLTKETNHISRGKIEDIGMQIAALNKDYEFVIVSSGAIAAAKQFVKLESKGKEIALKQALASIGQPHLMRIFHENFSDLGLLTSQCLLSYSDFEKQQSKVNIVNTINVLVENNYIPIINENDTVATDEIRFGDNDKLAALTAVLLNVDILIIATNTNGIYTKNSIHDENPETIKLVNDLQVLEKEIGESKSSHGTGGMQSKIEAAGIAKAANIETWIVNGLNDNFILRALNNEIPFTKIV from the coding sequence ATGAGCAAAAAACGAATTTTATTAAAAATAGGAAGTAATACTTTAACCAAGGAAACCAATCATATTTCGCGGGGAAAGATTGAAGATATTGGTATGCAGATTGCTGCGTTAAACAAAGATTACGAATTTGTAATTGTAAGTTCAGGAGCAATCGCAGCCGCAAAACAATTTGTAAAACTCGAAAGTAAAGGCAAAGAAATTGCATTGAAACAAGCGTTAGCCTCAATTGGTCAGCCACATTTAATGCGGATTTTCCATGAAAATTTCAGCGATTTAGGGTTATTGACTTCGCAATGTTTGTTGTCTTATTCTGATTTTGAAAAACAACAATCAAAAGTAAATATTGTCAATACGATTAATGTTTTGGTGGAGAATAATTACATTCCGATTATTAATGAAAATGACACCGTTGCCACAGATGAGATTCGGTTTGGAGATAATGATAAATTAGCAGCTTTAACAGCAGTCCTTTTAAATGTTGACATTCTGATTATTGCAACCAATACAAACGGTATTTATACAAAGAATTCTATTCACGATGAAAATCCGGAAACGATAAAATTGGTCAATGATTTACAGGTCTTGGAAAAAGAAATCGGAGAGTCAAAATCATCACACGGAACAGGAGGAATGCAGTCTAAAATAGAAGCAGCCGGAATCGCAAAAGCTGCAAACATCGAAACCTGGATCGTCAATGGCTTAAATGATAATTTTATTCTGCGGGCGTTAAATAATGAGATTCCTTTTACTAAGATTGTGTAA
- a CDS encoding M1 family metallopeptidase has product MKKQSSKAILTMALFVGITSVWAQQTPASTVANPVNNYNYHDAFAPHFYTKNGTSTRSASGQPGVEYWQNRADYQITAKLNAVKNEIVGTDEITYTNNSPDRLSFVWLNLEQNLFKEDSRGNAVVPLTGSRNGAQGQVFDGGNKIKSVKVISDGKTKVETDAKFIVTDTRMQIFLPQELASKGGSVKIKIEFSFIAPFEGSDRMGVLETKNGKIFTIAQWYPRMCVYDDVRGWNTAPYLGASEFYLEYGNFDVKITVPANHYVVGSGELLNGAEVLPAEQFKRYKAASQSDKTVMIRTAEEVAATANTNAIAEKTWHYQIKNARDFSWASSAAFILDGAKINLPSGKKSLALSAYPVESAGNDAYGRSTEYVKSSIENYSKRWFEYPYPAATNVAGNEGGMEYPGIVFCGWKSKGDDLWGVTDHEFGHIWFPMIVGSNERLFAWMDEGFNTFINSVSSFDFNNGEYKQKTSDLHEDVEYLTSPKLETIMSSPDNMKEANIGVLCYVKPSAGLTILREQVLGQERFDKALRTYVERWAYKHPTPDDFFRTIENVAGEDLSWFWRSWFVNNWRFDQGINSIKYVKNDPSKGVIITVENFDKMPMPIILDVKTKSGKVTRVKLPVEIWQRNNEWSFKHNSTEEIESVTLDPDHVFPDYNESNNVWTATKGIIEKDIILDAYVGIYSTAKAPLKIEITEKSSVLSVEITNYPKFSVEPVAGEKDTFQSKSAGLKFRFNEAKTGFDMIVLGNGQVIPFTKN; this is encoded by the coding sequence ATGAAAAAACAATCCTCGAAAGCCATATTAACCATGGCTTTGTTTGTAGGGATTACTTCTGTTTGGGCACAACAAACCCCAGCTTCAACAGTAGCAAACCCGGTAAATAATTATAATTATCATGATGCTTTTGCACCTCATTTTTATACAAAAAACGGTACATCAACCCGTTCTGCCAGTGGTCAGCCTGGAGTTGAATATTGGCAAAACAGAGCTGATTATCAAATTACAGCAAAATTAAATGCTGTAAAAAATGAAATTGTTGGTACTGATGAAATTACTTATACTAATAATAGTCCTGATAGATTATCTTTTGTCTGGTTAAACTTAGAACAAAACTTATTTAAGGAAGATTCAAGAGGAAATGCTGTAGTTCCTTTGACAGGGAGCCGTAATGGGGCACAAGGACAAGTTTTTGATGGAGGAAACAAAATTAAATCAGTTAAAGTAATTTCTGATGGAAAAACTAAGGTTGAAACTGATGCTAAATTCATTGTTACAGATACAAGAATGCAAATTTTCCTTCCGCAAGAATTGGCTTCAAAAGGAGGATCGGTAAAAATTAAAATTGAATTTTCATTTATAGCGCCTTTTGAAGGATCTGACAGAATGGGGGTTTTAGAAACTAAAAACGGAAAAATCTTCACGATTGCACAATGGTATCCACGTATGTGTGTGTATGATGATGTAAGAGGGTGGAATACTGCACCATATTTAGGAGCTTCTGAGTTTTATTTAGAGTATGGTAATTTTGATGTAAAAATTACAGTACCTGCCAATCACTATGTTGTAGGTTCAGGGGAATTGTTAAACGGAGCAGAAGTCTTGCCTGCAGAACAGTTTAAACGTTATAAAGCTGCTTCACAAAGCGATAAAACGGTTATGATTCGTACTGCAGAAGAAGTTGCTGCTACAGCAAATACAAATGCAATAGCTGAAAAAACCTGGCATTATCAAATTAAAAATGCCCGTGATTTTTCGTGGGCATCCTCTGCAGCTTTTATCTTAGACGGAGCAAAAATAAACTTACCAAGTGGTAAAAAATCACTAGCATTATCAGCATACCCTGTTGAAAGTGCTGGAAATGATGCTTACGGTCGTTCTACAGAATATGTAAAATCATCAATCGAAAATTATTCAAAAAGATGGTTTGAATATCCTTATCCGGCTGCGACAAATGTGGCAGGAAATGAAGGCGGAATGGAATATCCTGGTATTGTTTTCTGCGGATGGAAATCTAAAGGTGATGATCTATGGGGAGTTACAGATCACGAATTCGGACATATTTGGTTTCCTATGATTGTTGGTTCAAACGAACGTTTATTTGCCTGGATGGACGAAGGTTTTAATACTTTTATTAATTCTGTAAGTTCTTTTGATTTTAATAATGGAGAATACAAGCAAAAGACTTCAGATCTTCATGAAGATGTGGAGTATTTAACTAGTCCAAAATTAGAAACTATTATGAGTTCTCCTGATAATATGAAAGAAGCTAATATTGGAGTTTTATGTTATGTAAAACCAAGTGCAGGATTAACAATTTTAAGAGAACAGGTTTTAGGACAAGAACGTTTTGATAAAGCATTGCGTACTTATGTTGAACGTTGGGCTTACAAACATCCAACTCCTGACGATTTTTTCAGAACAATTGAAAATGTTGCCGGAGAAGATTTAAGTTGGTTTTGGAGAAGCTGGTTTGTAAATAACTGGAGATTTGATCAGGGAATTAATTCTATTAAATATGTGAAAAACGACCCATCAAAAGGAGTTATAATTACGGTTGAAAATTTCGATAAAATGCCAATGCCAATTATTTTGGATGTAAAAACGAAAAGTGGAAAAGTAACCAGGGTTAAATTGCCTGTTGAAATTTGGCAGCGTAACAATGAATGGTCTTTCAAACATAATTCTACAGAAGAGATTGAAAGTGTAACACTAGATCCTGATCATGTTTTTCCAGATTATAACGAAAGCAATAATGTTTGGACAGCAACAAAAGGAATAATAGAGAAAGATATCATTTTAGATGCTTATGTTGGGATTTACTCGACTGCAAAAGCACCTTTAAAAATTGAAATTACAGAGAAAAGCAGCGTTCTTAGTGTAGAAATAACAAACTATCCAAAATTTTCTGTTGAGCCGGTTGCTGGAGAAAAAGATACTTTTCAGTCAAAAAGTGCTGGTCTAAAGTTCAGATTTAATGAAGCTAAGACAGGATTTGATATGATCGTTTTAGGAAATGGACAAGTAATTCCGTTTACCAAGAATTAA